In Oenanthe melanoleuca isolate GR-GAL-2019-014 chromosome 8, OMel1.0, whole genome shotgun sequence, a single genomic region encodes these proteins:
- the MED8 gene encoding mediator of RNA polymerase II transcription subunit 8 isoform X2, whose translation MRQTEGRVPVFSHEVVPDHLRTKPDPEVEEQEKQLITDAARISPDAAQKQIQSLNKMCSNLLEKINKEERESESGGLRQNKQTFNPADTNALVAAVAFGKGLSNRRPPGSGASVQSGQPGAGAIIAGASGMQQVPMTGAPAQQQPMLAGVQMAPAGQPGKMPSGIKTNIKSASMHPYQR comes from the exons ATG CGGCAGACAGAGGGGCGTGTGCCAGTGTTCAGCCATGAAGTAGTGCCTGACCATCTTCGAACTAAGCCTGACCCTgaggtggaggagcaggagaagcagctgatCACAGATGCAGCTCGAATTAGCCCTGATGCAGCACAG aaacAGATTCAAAGTCTGAATAAAATGTGCTCAAATTTGCTGGAGAAAATCAATAAGGAGGAGCGTGAGTCTGAAAGTGGAG GTTTACGACAGAACAAGCAAACCTTCAACCCTGCAGACACCAATGCACTGGTAGCAGCTGTGGCCTTTGGGAAAGGGCTCTCCAACCGGAGACCCCCAGGCTCTGGGGCATCTGTCCAGTCGGgccagccaggagctggtgcCATCATTGCAGGTGCTTCAGGCATGCAGCAGGTTCCAATGACAGGTgcaccagctcagcagcagccaatGCTGGCAGGAGTGCAAATGGCACCAGCAGGACAGCCAG GAAAAATGCCGAGTGgcataaaaacaaatataaaatctgCCTCAATGCATCCTTATCAGAGATGA
- the MED8 gene encoding mediator of RNA polymerase II transcription subunit 8 isoform X1, which translates to MQREEKQLEVTLEALISQVADLKNSLVSFIYKLENEYDRLTWPSVLDSFALLSGQLNTLNKVLKHEKTPLLRNQVIIPLVLSPDRDEEIMRQTEGRVPVFSHEVVPDHLRTKPDPEVEEQEKQLITDAARISPDAAQKQIQSLNKMCSNLLEKINKEERESESGGLRQNKQTFNPADTNALVAAVAFGKGLSNRRPPGSGASVQSGQPGAGAIIAGASGMQQVPMTGAPAQQQPMLAGVQMAPAGQPGKMPSGIKTNIKSASMHPYQR; encoded by the exons ATGCAG agagaagagaagcagctggaggtgacccTGGAGGCACTCATCAGTCAGGTGGCTGACCTGAAGAACTCTTTGGTCAGTTTTATCTACAAGCTGGAGAACGAGTATGACCGGCTCACATG gccTTCAGTTCTGGACAGCTTTGCATTGCTGTCGGGGCAGCTGAACACCTTGAATAAAGTGCTAAAGCATGAGAAGACCCCGCTACTGCGGAACCAGGTGATCATCCCCCTAGTGCTGTCTCCAGACCGTGATGAGGAGATCATG CGGCAGACAGAGGGGCGTGTGCCAGTGTTCAGCCATGAAGTAGTGCCTGACCATCTTCGAACTAAGCCTGACCCTgaggtggaggagcaggagaagcagctgatCACAGATGCAGCTCGAATTAGCCCTGATGCAGCACAG aaacAGATTCAAAGTCTGAATAAAATGTGCTCAAATTTGCTGGAGAAAATCAATAAGGAGGAGCGTGAGTCTGAAAGTGGAG GTTTACGACAGAACAAGCAAACCTTCAACCCTGCAGACACCAATGCACTGGTAGCAGCTGTGGCCTTTGGGAAAGGGCTCTCCAACCGGAGACCCCCAGGCTCTGGGGCATCTGTCCAGTCGGgccagccaggagctggtgcCATCATTGCAGGTGCTTCAGGCATGCAGCAGGTTCCAATGACAGGTgcaccagctcagcagcagccaatGCTGGCAGGAGTGCAAATGGCACCAGCAGGACAGCCAG GAAAAATGCCGAGTGgcataaaaacaaatataaaatctgCCTCAATGCATCCTTATCAGAGATGA